From a region of the Brevibacterium siliguriense genome:
- a CDS encoding sodium:proton antiporter: MVVAWWSIIPFVLLLGCIAVLPLIPATEKIWDRNLVKLIVALILGVPIAVWFLFSGESTTVIHALLEYFQFIMLIGSLFVASGGIFLVGDIKATPRNNTIFLAIGGVLASFIGTTGAAMLLIRPILNTNQDRKHRTHTVIYTIFIVANCGGLLTPLGDPPLFLGMLRGVPFEWTFGLWPYWLFVNALLLISYFALDSKMYAKEPAEALAKDAEYATKLGLRGASGLLFLAIIIIAVAFIPSVDMHAIETGHSTASDYVPWREVVMFVSAVTSFLVGDRGARFNLNKFTWTPILEVGALFIGIFLTMMPALQYLSQIAHKIPLGEISLFIFTGGLSSVLDNAPTYVTFFEMAAQVPGEPKVAGVPETLLIAVSLGAVMGGAITYIGNGPNFMVKSVADSANVAMPSFGGYVWWSLRRLVPILASLVLIFMTGSLWWILLGVLVALVILGQAGRDLRAAKVVKAD, translated from the coding sequence ATGGTCGTGGCCTGGTGGAGCATCATTCCGTTCGTTCTGCTGCTCGGGTGCATCGCGGTGCTTCCGCTCATCCCGGCCACGGAGAAGATCTGGGATCGCAACCTCGTCAAACTCATCGTCGCGCTCATCCTCGGTGTGCCGATCGCCGTGTGGTTCCTGTTCAGCGGGGAGTCCACGACCGTCATCCACGCGCTGCTCGAGTACTTCCAATTCATCATGCTCATCGGCAGCCTCTTCGTCGCTTCGGGAGGAATCTTCCTCGTCGGCGACATCAAGGCGACACCGCGGAACAACACGATCTTCCTCGCCATCGGCGGCGTGCTGGCCTCATTCATCGGCACCACTGGTGCGGCGATGCTGCTCATCCGCCCGATCCTCAACACAAACCAGGACCGCAAGCACCGCACTCACACGGTCATCTATACGATCTTCATCGTCGCGAACTGCGGCGGTCTGCTCACGCCGCTGGGTGACCCGCCTCTGTTCCTCGGCATGCTGCGCGGAGTGCCCTTCGAATGGACGTTCGGGCTGTGGCCGTACTGGCTCTTCGTCAACGCTCTGCTGCTCATCAGCTACTTCGCCCTCGACTCGAAGATGTACGCCAAGGAGCCGGCCGAAGCGCTGGCCAAGGACGCCGAATATGCGACGAAACTCGGCCTGCGCGGTGCCAGCGGTCTGCTGTTCCTGGCGATCATCATCATCGCCGTCGCGTTCATCCCGTCGGTCGACATGCATGCGATCGAGACGGGGCATTCGACTGCCTCGGACTATGTGCCGTGGCGTGAGGTCGTCATGTTCGTCTCCGCGGTGACGTCGTTCCTCGTCGGCGACCGCGGTGCCAGGTTCAACCTCAACAAGTTCACGTGGACGCCGATCCTTGAGGTCGGGGCGCTGTTCATCGGCATCTTCCTCACGATGATGCCGGCACTGCAGTACCTCAGCCAGATCGCCCACAAGATCCCGCTGGGCGAGATCTCTCTGTTCATCTTCACCGGCGGTCTCTCCTCCGTCCTCGACAATGCTCCGACCTATGTCACCTTCTTCGAGATGGCGGCTCAGGTGCCGGGCGAACCGAAGGTGGCGGGTGTGCCCGAGACCCTGCTCATCGCGGTCTCGCTCGGTGCCGTCATGGGTGGGGCCATCACCTACATCGGCAACGGGCCGAACTTCATGGTCAAATCCGTCGCGGACTCGGCGAACGTGGCAATGCCGAGCTTCGGCGGCTACGTGTGGTGGTCGCTGCGCCGCCTCGTGCCGATCCTCGCCTCGTTGGTGCTCATCTTCATGACCGGTTCCCTGTGGTGGATCCTGCTCGGAGTGCTGGTCGCGCTCGTGATCCTCGGACAGGCCGGTCGAGACCTGCGAGCGGCGAAAGTCGTGAAGGCGGACTGA
- a CDS encoding MFS transporter, translating to MRVAAGVGLYFTGNGAVFAALLPWYPLLVDRLGLSSWQFGLVVACFAGGSLLSSALPAALIARFGAHRVVIGGTVMLGVAASATAWSVNGVMMAICLLLLGCCDAIVDVAQNVVGITVQKWAGRSILSSMHALWSLGGLVSGAAATAAASAGADMRVWLALIGVATVLITIVGRRLIGGYASPRRVADDESSQGSSSGEEVAGRSKRAILLAALPLAIVAICGAAVEDIANNWAGLSAVEFADVPASSAGIAFSIVIGSQCLGRFSGDALVMRFGAGRIARLGGGLIALGGFGIVSAQEPILLLVSMGAIGFGSATLVPGALGAAGRLPGVGRAGGVTLVNWLMRVGYLGTSPLVGVIATGAGLRWGLGVLVLVGILTMVLANRLDVRRA from the coding sequence GTGCGAGTCGCTGCCGGAGTCGGCCTGTACTTCACCGGAAACGGAGCCGTGTTCGCAGCGCTGCTGCCGTGGTATCCGCTGTTGGTCGACCGGCTCGGCCTGAGCTCCTGGCAGTTCGGACTCGTCGTCGCCTGCTTCGCCGGCGGATCGCTGCTGTCCTCGGCTCTGCCAGCTGCACTCATCGCCCGCTTCGGAGCTCACCGGGTCGTCATCGGCGGAACAGTGATGCTCGGTGTGGCCGCCTCGGCGACGGCGTGGTCGGTCAACGGCGTGATGATGGCGATCTGCCTGCTCCTGCTGGGGTGCTGCGATGCGATCGTCGACGTCGCGCAGAACGTCGTCGGCATCACCGTGCAGAAATGGGCCGGTCGCTCGATCCTGTCATCGATGCACGCGCTGTGGAGCTTGGGCGGACTGGTCAGCGGTGCCGCCGCAACCGCGGCTGCCAGCGCGGGTGCCGATATGCGAGTGTGGTTGGCGCTCATCGGCGTCGCGACCGTGCTCATCACGATCGTGGGCAGGCGACTCATCGGCGGCTATGCTTCGCCGAGACGGGTCGCGGATGACGAATCCTCACAGGGGAGCAGCAGCGGAGAGGAGGTTGCAGGGCGTTCGAAGCGGGCGATCCTGTTGGCGGCTCTGCCCTTGGCGATCGTGGCGATCTGCGGTGCCGCGGTCGAAGACATTGCGAACAACTGGGCGGGACTGTCTGCGGTCGAGTTCGCGGACGTTCCGGCCTCCTCGGCGGGGATCGCCTTCAGCATCGTCATCGGCAGCCAATGCCTCGGACGGTTCAGCGGGGACGCGCTCGTGATGAGGTTCGGGGCCGGTCGGATCGCGCGACTCGGTGGCGGGCTCATCGCGCTCGGCGGATTCGGCATCGTCTCAGCCCAGGAACCGATCCTGCTGCTCGTGTCAATGGGTGCGATCGGCTTCGGGTCAGCGACGCTCGTGCCCGGCGCACTCGGCGCCGCCGGCCGTCTGCCCGGCGTCGGACGGGCCGGGGGAGTGACGCTCGTTAACTGGCTGATGCGGGTCGGCTACCTCGGGACGAGTCCGCTGGTCGGAGTCATCGCCACCGGAGCCGGACTGCGATGGGGTCTCGGGGTTCTCGTTCTCGTCGGCATTCTGACGATGGTATTGGCGAACCGACTGGACGTTCGCAGAGCCTGA
- the gcvH gene encoding glycine cleavage system protein GcvH has protein sequence MADLDYPVSLRYSRDHEWVATTDDNAVVRVGITDFAQEQLGDVVYVDLPEAGDSVTAGESCGEVESTKSVSDLIAPVSGTVTEVNDSLDDSPETVNSSPFEDGWMYLVELSDPAQLESLMDSEAYKELIQSEEA, from the coding sequence ATGGCAGATCTGGATTATCCAGTGTCTTTGCGGTACTCGCGCGACCATGAGTGGGTTGCGACCACGGATGACAATGCAGTAGTCCGAGTGGGTATCACTGATTTCGCCCAGGAACAGCTGGGTGACGTCGTCTATGTCGACCTGCCTGAAGCCGGGGATTCGGTCACTGCAGGGGAGTCCTGCGGCGAAGTCGAGAGCACGAAGAGTGTCTCTGACCTGATTGCACCTGTGTCGGGGACCGTCACCGAGGTCAACGACTCACTCGACGATTCACCTGAGACCGTGAACTCGTCGCCCTTCGAAGACGGGTGGATGTATCTCGTCGAACTCAGTGACCCCGCACAGCTCGAATCGCTGATGGACAGCGAGGCGTACAAAGAGCTCATTCAGAGCGAGGAGGCGTAA
- a CDS encoding FHA domain-containing protein has product MSQNHDQNRPTPSQPWYDNGQVPQSKKFPFGAGSGNGGDESATRMNPQVDQNGQGNTPPYGQQPANGAPQAPQYGNGQNYGAPQPASQPYAANGQGSQGQPQYQQQNQNAPQNFGQPQSGQPQGGQPQGSQGQYQYGSNGAGQFAQPQGSQGQQQYGNYPQQGGQQQYGSNSAGQYGQFDPNQQQGSQPGPGQYGQPQPGQPQSGQPQSGQPQGVPSNGGQDAMNDSGSQQFQGILDPHTGEIHPVPDLEGLQDADALLVVVSGPDSGSQILLDTDVVTVGRSPNADIFLDDVTVSRKHAEFVRTPSGFTLRDTGSLNGTYVGRQLIDSIELQNGADVQIGKFRMIFQQRPRS; this is encoded by the coding sequence ATGTCGCAGAATCACGATCAGAATCGTCCGACCCCCTCGCAGCCCTGGTATGACAACGGACAGGTCCCGCAGTCGAAGAAGTTCCCGTTCGGTGCCGGCAGCGGCAACGGCGGTGACGAGTCGGCGACTCGGATGAACCCCCAGGTCGACCAGAACGGCCAGGGCAATACCCCTCCCTACGGACAACAGCCGGCCAACGGCGCTCCGCAGGCACCGCAGTACGGCAACGGTCAGAACTATGGCGCGCCCCAGCCGGCCAGCCAGCCCTATGCCGCAAACGGTCAGGGCAGCCAGGGGCAGCCGCAGTATCAGCAGCAGAACCAGAATGCGCCGCAGAACTTCGGCCAGCCGCAATCCGGACAGCCCCAAGGCGGCCAGCCGCAGGGCAGCCAAGGTCAGTACCAGTACGGTTCGAACGGCGCTGGCCAGTTTGCGCAGCCCCAGGGCAGCCAGGGCCAGCAGCAGTACGGTAACTATCCGCAGCAGGGCGGCCAGCAGCAGTACGGTTCGAACAGTGCCGGCCAGTATGGCCAGTTCGATCCCAACCAGCAGCAGGGCAGTCAGCCTGGCCCCGGACAGTATGGTCAGCCGCAGCCCGGTCAACCCCAGTCGGGCCAGCCGCAGTCCGGTCAGCCACAGGGCGTGCCGTCGAACGGCGGTCAGGATGCGATGAACGATTCGGGCAGCCAGCAGTTCCAGGGAATCCTGGATCCGCACACCGGAGAGATCCACCCCGTGCCCGACCTTGAAGGTCTGCAGGATGCCGACGCTCTGCTCGTCGTCGTCTCCGGACCGGACTCCGGTTCGCAGATCCTGCTCGACACCGACGTGGTCACGGTGGGCCGCAGCCCGAACGCCGACATCTTCCTCGATGACGTCACCGTCTCGCGCAAGCATGCCGAGTTCGTCCGTACGCCCAGCGGCTTCACTCTGCGCGACACGGGTTCGCTCAACGGCACCTATGTGGGTCGTCAGCTCATCGACTCCATCGAACTGCAGAACGGAGCCGATGTGCAGATCGGCAAGTTCCGAATGATCTTCCAGCAGCGTCCGCGCTCCTGA
- a CDS encoding bifunctional nuclease family protein, with the protein MSKVEVEVVGVRIEMPANQPILLLKASEPAYYLPIWVGAIEANALSIAQRGLTPPRPMAHALLLDVLETYDAELQDVTITGKDGQIFLAELHTNDGKSISARPSDAVTLALTAHCPVYVETQLLEESGIEAPEADEEEVAQFRDFLDNVSAEDFETGTENT; encoded by the coding sequence ATGTCAAAAGTTGAAGTCGAGGTTGTCGGCGTCCGCATCGAAATGCCCGCCAACCAACCGATTCTGCTGCTCAAAGCCAGCGAACCTGCGTACTATCTGCCGATCTGGGTCGGTGCGATCGAGGCCAATGCGCTGTCGATCGCGCAGCGGGGGCTGACCCCGCCCCGTCCCATGGCACATGCTCTGCTGCTCGATGTCCTCGAGACGTACGATGCTGAGCTGCAGGACGTGACGATCACCGGCAAGGACGGCCAGATCTTCCTGGCCGAGCTGCACACGAACGACGGGAAGTCGATCTCCGCGCGCCCCTCGGACGCGGTGACTCTGGCGCTGACAGCACACTGCCCCGTCTACGTCGAAACACAATTGCTTGAAGAGTCCGGAATCGAAGCCCCCGAGGCCGATGAAGAGGAAGTCGCGCAATTCAGAGACTTCCTCGACAACGTCTCGGCCGAGGACTTCGAGACCGGCACCGAAAACACATGA
- a CDS encoding class II 3-deoxy-7-phosphoheptulonate synthase has protein sequence MSLHTDPVLSNREIAAAGHDNLRGLDDWREMDPKQQPTYLDSAALDEVLTDLRSSPPLVFAGEADVLKQRIAAASRGEAFVLAGGDCAESFDGAQADKIRARVQTVLQMAAVLTYGGSMPVVKIGRMAGQFAKPRSADMETRDGVTLPSFRGDIVNGYEFTEESRRHDPERLLKAYHISASTLNLIRAFTQGGFADLRFVHDWNRGFLASNPGYQRYEQTAAEIDRAIRFMDACGADFDALKTTEFYAAHEALLLEYERALTRIDSRTGEAYDVSGHFLWIGERTREIDGAHVDFLSKVRNPIGVKLGPTATADDALALAEKLDPDAEPGRLTFVTRMGAGQIGESLPALLAGVGDRLPHVTWVCDPMHGNTITSNTGYKTRRFEDVMAEVEGFFNAHRDAGTIPGGLHIELTGDDVTEIMGGATEIDDEGLRRRYETLVDPRLNHDQSLEMAFQVAEYLTRRK, from the coding sequence GTGAGTCTCCACACAGATCCGGTTCTGTCCAACAGAGAAATCGCCGCTGCCGGTCACGATAATCTCCGCGGTCTCGACGACTGGCGCGAAATGGATCCGAAGCAGCAGCCGACGTATCTCGACAGTGCCGCGCTCGACGAGGTGCTCACCGATCTGCGCAGCTCTCCTCCGCTGGTCTTCGCGGGTGAGGCCGATGTGCTCAAACAGCGGATCGCAGCCGCCTCGCGCGGAGAAGCGTTCGTCCTGGCAGGCGGCGACTGCGCGGAATCCTTCGACGGAGCCCAGGCGGATAAGATCCGGGCGCGTGTGCAGACCGTCCTGCAGATGGCGGCCGTGCTCACCTACGGCGGATCGATGCCTGTGGTGAAGATCGGCCGCATGGCCGGTCAGTTCGCGAAGCCGCGGTCGGCCGATATGGAGACCCGCGACGGAGTCACCCTGCCGTCGTTCCGCGGCGACATCGTCAACGGCTACGAGTTCACCGAGGAATCCCGCCGCCACGATCCGGAGCGTCTGCTCAAGGCGTACCATATCTCCGCCTCGACTCTGAACCTCATCCGTGCGTTCACTCAGGGCGGTTTCGCCGATCTGCGGTTCGTCCACGATTGGAACCGCGGCTTCCTCGCATCGAATCCCGGGTACCAGCGCTATGAACAGACCGCTGCCGAGATCGACCGCGCCATCCGCTTCATGGATGCCTGCGGAGCCGACTTCGATGCGCTCAAGACCACCGAGTTCTACGCCGCCCACGAGGCGCTGCTGCTCGAGTACGAACGTGCATTGACCCGCATCGATTCGCGCACCGGCGAAGCCTACGACGTGTCCGGACACTTCCTGTGGATCGGTGAGCGCACCCGCGAGATCGACGGTGCCCACGTCGACTTCCTGTCGAAGGTGCGCAACCCCATCGGCGTCAAGCTCGGCCCCACGGCCACAGCCGACGACGCTCTGGCCTTGGCCGAGAAGCTCGACCCGGATGCCGAACCTGGCCGCCTGACCTTCGTCACCCGCATGGGTGCCGGACAGATCGGCGAGTCGCTGCCGGCTCTGCTGGCAGGGGTCGGCGACCGACTGCCGCACGTGACCTGGGTCTGCGACCCGATGCACGGCAATACGATCACCTCGAACACCGGGTACAAGACCCGGCGCTTCGAAGACGTCATGGCCGAGGTCGAAGGATTCTTCAACGCCCACCGCGATGCGGGCACGATCCCCGGCGGACTGCATATCGAACTCACCGGCGATGACGTCACCGAGATCATGGGCGGAGCCACGGAGATCGACGATGAAGGTCTGCGGCGCCGCTACGAGACCCTCGTCGACCCGCGCCTCAACCACGATCAGTCTCTGGAGATGGCGTTCCAGGTCGCCGAGTACCTCACTCGCCGGAAGTAA
- a CDS encoding protein kinase domain-containing protein translates to MTARRDPRIGMVLNDRYRIDAKIARGGMAMVYRGTDLRLDREIAIKVMHEHLISDDTFVERFRREAINAGRLTHPNLVAIHDQARDGDIVYLVMEHLPSVTLRRELKHRSTFTPRQAIVVLDAILAALEAVHSTGIIHRDLKPDNVLLGTDGQVKLADFGLARAVTTATTTKTLIGTVGYVAPELVTRAGADARTDLYTVGIMFYEMLTGAQPYTDDVPIQVAYRHVHDTVPPPSDVVAHLSPRLDALVLWATSKDPEDRPADAAEFRLALAEARAEMSDAELDLGDPQIAAGEHSPVLTASIDLGEVAPKEKRSRTDEIPYLEGEEDDAAGAPDAADDADGDDSSAEAATTDGSDDADSDDDSDESAGGAIAAAGVGAAGAAAAASAGAEGNSADAQASDDAASDDHADADETDDSSAEEDSDGEQESKDSDSDRDDDDDRDGKDKAAVVAGSAAASAGAPPARRRRRRVLVGLVAVVAVLALVAWFVVANLPAPTSIVPGELAGKSVEEVTTQLEDNDLKAEPKKVFDDKVPAGTVIGTEPVSGAELAPDSSVTVVVSKGEEKFAVPKLEGLSRDEAEGALKKVNLEVGKVDEEYSDTVAEDTVISASQKPGTKLSKGEKIDLVLSKGVAPIPVPNVEGLTFDAAYATLAKRGFRVGKDEVFSDDVPKGKVVSQFPKSTEAKPANSLIIVRVSKGKEKREESDSKDDKKDEKKDDSKDKKSDDKKDEDKDK, encoded by the coding sequence GTGACCGCCCGCCGAGATCCCCGCATCGGCATGGTGCTCAATGACCGCTATCGCATCGATGCCAAGATCGCCCGCGGCGGTATGGCCATGGTCTACCGAGGCACCGACCTGCGTCTCGACCGTGAGATCGCGATCAAGGTCATGCACGAGCACCTCATCTCCGATGACACCTTCGTCGAACGCTTCCGTCGGGAGGCGATCAACGCAGGTCGCCTCACCCACCCGAACCTCGTGGCCATCCACGATCAGGCGCGCGACGGCGATATCGTCTACCTCGTCATGGAGCACCTGCCGTCGGTGACTCTGCGCCGTGAGCTCAAACACCGCAGCACCTTCACTCCCAGGCAGGCGATCGTCGTCCTCGACGCGATCCTCGCTGCACTGGAGGCCGTGCATTCGACGGGCATCATCCACCGTGACCTCAAGCCAGACAATGTGCTGCTGGGCACCGACGGTCAGGTCAAGCTCGCCGACTTCGGTCTGGCGCGTGCCGTGACCACGGCGACCACGACGAAGACCCTGATCGGCACCGTCGGCTATGTCGCTCCCGAGCTCGTCACCAGGGCCGGAGCAGATGCTCGCACCGATCTGTACACGGTCGGCATCATGTTCTACGAGATGCTCACCGGCGCTCAGCCCTATACCGACGATGTGCCCATCCAGGTCGCCTATCGCCACGTCCACGACACGGTTCCGCCGCCGTCTGACGTCGTAGCCCATCTGAGCCCGCGACTCGACGCACTCGTGCTGTGGGCGACGTCGAAGGATCCCGAGGATCGTCCGGCCGATGCCGCCGAATTCCGCCTGGCGTTGGCCGAAGCCCGAGCGGAGATGAGCGACGCCGAGCTCGACCTCGGAGATCCGCAGATCGCAGCAGGCGAGCACTCCCCCGTGCTCACCGCGAGCATCGACCTCGGCGAGGTGGCCCCGAAGGAGAAGCGCTCCCGCACCGACGAGATCCCGTACCTCGAAGGCGAAGAGGACGACGCAGCGGGTGCTCCTGATGCAGCTGATGATGCCGATGGTGACGACTCTTCCGCCGAGGCGGCAACCACGGATGGATCCGATGACGCCGATTCGGACGATGACTCGGACGAATCTGCCGGTGGCGCCATCGCCGCGGCCGGAGTCGGTGCGGCCGGTGCCGCTGCAGCAGCCAGTGCTGGCGCAGAAGGCAACTCCGCCGACGCTCAAGCTTCAGACGACGCGGCTTCCGACGACCATGCAGATGCCGACGAAACGGACGATTCCTCTGCAGAGGAGGACTCCGACGGCGAGCAGGAATCGAAGGATTCGGATTCCGACCGCGACGATGACGATGATCGGGACGGCAAGGACAAGGCCGCGGTCGTCGCTGGTTCCGCGGCCGCTTCGGCGGGGGCGCCCCCTGCCCGACGTCGTCGACGTCGGGTCCTCGTGGGTCTCGTCGCCGTGGTTGCCGTTCTCGCTTTGGTCGCGTGGTTCGTCGTGGCGAACCTGCCGGCTCCGACGTCCATCGTCCCCGGCGAGTTGGCGGGCAAGTCCGTGGAAGAAGTCACCACGCAGCTGGAGGACAACGACCTCAAGGCTGAGCCGAAGAAAGTCTTCGACGACAAGGTACCCGCCGGAACGGTCATCGGCACCGAACCTGTCAGCGGTGCAGAGCTCGCCCCCGACTCATCCGTCACGGTCGTCGTGTCCAAGGGTGAGGAGAAGTTCGCGGTCCCGAAGCTCGAAGGCCTGAGCCGCGACGAGGCAGAAGGCGCGCTGAAGAAGGTCAACCTCGAAGTCGGCAAGGTCGACGAGGAATACAGCGACACGGTCGCCGAGGACACCGTCATCTCGGCTTCGCAGAAGCCCGGGACGAAGCTGTCGAAGGGCGAGAAGATCGACCTCGTCCTCTCCAAGGGCGTCGCTCCGATCCCGGTTCCCAACGTCGAGGGTCTGACCTTTGATGCAGCGTATGCGACCCTGGCCAAGCGCGGGTTCCGCGTCGGCAAGGACGAGGTGTTCTCCGACGACGTTCCCAAGGGCAAGGTCGTCTCGCAGTTCCCGAAGAGCACCGAGGCGAAGCCCGCGAACTCGCTCATCATCGTCCGCGTGTCCAAGGGCAAGGAGAAGAGGGAAGAGTCCGACTCCAAGGACGACAAGAAGGACGAGAAGAAGGACGATTCCAAGGACAAGAAGTCCGACGATAAGAAGGACGAGGACAAAGACAAGTAG
- a CDS encoding lytic transglycosylase: MTRPRRHEPVTAAPDIRAASKVNSTGPIPGAERVDPENESPTEVAPTTDSPDEDAPAASATTQGPGSPATADENATSHDENAPAATTGPQWISGTASATVPVTHGGRTYKVKQGDTLYGVASKHGVSVPALAELNRISPRQNLHQGQVLSLPEKNDLPDDDPSHIVAPGETLQAIAARHGISPATLRQANAMGDDSFIKVGELLLLRPSQARPRRTAPEAPSDIPRVAASAQVEGIRPSVLHAARLNKSTLLHRRHPAPAQAKLLVASLALELGADPALMQAVAAQESGFQHTTVSAGNAIGIMQITPRSGRWASDIVGRGLDLLDVEDNIVAGTVILGWLVETAESENEAIAGYYQDLRSVHADGLLPETKAFVRAVQVQRTRMQEAL, translated from the coding sequence ATGACACGACCGCGACGGCATGAGCCCGTCACCGCCGCTCCTGACATCCGCGCCGCATCGAAGGTGAATTCGACCGGTCCGATCCCAGGAGCCGAACGGGTCGACCCCGAAAACGAATCCCCCACCGAGGTGGCCCCCACCACCGACTCCCCCGACGAGGACGCACCGGCCGCCTCGGCGACAACGCAGGGACCGGGCTCCCCCGCGACCGCTGACGAGAACGCCACGTCCCATGACGAGAACGCGCCGGCCGCGACCACGGGACCGCAGTGGATCTCCGGCACCGCGAGTGCGACCGTGCCCGTCACCCACGGCGGTCGCACATATAAGGTCAAACAGGGCGACACCCTCTATGGGGTGGCCAGCAAGCACGGCGTCTCCGTGCCCGCATTGGCCGAGCTCAACCGCATCTCGCCGCGTCAGAATCTCCACCAGGGCCAGGTCCTGTCGCTGCCGGAGAAGAACGATCTGCCCGATGACGACCCCTCACACATCGTCGCTCCCGGCGAGACGCTGCAGGCAATAGCCGCACGGCACGGAATCTCACCGGCGACCCTACGGCAGGCCAATGCCATGGGCGACGACTCTTTCATCAAAGTCGGCGAACTGCTCCTGCTGCGCCCATCGCAGGCCCGCCCGCGTCGCACCGCCCCCGAAGCGCCGAGTGATATCCCCCGCGTCGCGGCCAGCGCACAGGTCGAGGGCATCCGACCATCAGTGCTCCACGCGGCGCGGCTCAACAAATCTACTCTGCTGCACCGTCGCCATCCGGCCCCGGCGCAGGCGAAGCTGCTCGTCGCCTCTCTGGCGCTCGAACTCGGCGCCGATCCCGCCCTTATGCAGGCAGTCGCCGCGCAGGAGTCCGGTTTCCAGCACACGACGGTCTCGGCCGGCAATGCGATCGGCATCATGCAGATCACTCCCCGCTCCGGTCGCTGGGCGTCCGATATCGTCGGCCGCGGACTCGACCTGCTCGACGTCGAGGACAATATCGTCGCCGGTACCGTCATCCTCGGCTGGCTCGTCGAAACCGCCGAATCGGAGAACGAAGCCATCGCCGGCTACTACCAGGACCTGCGCTCGGTCCACGCGGACGGACTGCTGCCGGAGACGAAGGCCTTCGTCCGCGCCGTCCAGGTGCAGCGTACACGTATGCAGGAGGCCCTGTGA
- a CDS encoding Rv2175c family DNA-binding protein, protein MNTEELVQDWAPLPDIAEMTGLGISQVRRLLEDGAICGIKIGTPKVLRVPLAFFVDGEVVKSLKGTLHTLYDAGFDYEEAIVWLFTHDESLPGRPIDLLRAGNKKEVRRRAQALAF, encoded by the coding sequence GTGAATACTGAAGAACTCGTCCAGGACTGGGCCCCGCTGCCCGATATCGCCGAAATGACCGGGCTCGGCATCTCCCAGGTGCGCAGGCTGCTCGAAGACGGCGCTATCTGTGGAATCAAGATCGGCACACCGAAGGTTCTGCGGGTTCCGTTGGCCTTCTTCGTCGACGGCGAGGTCGTCAAATCGCTCAAGGGCACCCTGCATACCCTCTATGACGCCGGATTCGACTATGAAGAGGCCATCGTGTGGCTCTTCACCCACGACGAGTCCCTGCCCGGTCGTCCCATCGACCTGCTTCGTGCCGGCAACAAGAAGGAAGTGCGCCGCCGCGCTCAGGCCCTCGCATTCTGA